The Rhipicephalus microplus isolate Deutch F79 unplaced genomic scaffold, USDA_Rmic scaffold_28, whole genome shotgun sequence genome has a segment encoding these proteins:
- the LOC142786702 gene encoding neprilysin-2-like → MLFAIAVVAGNKYAGFGIVHDDSDAAAALVFNRHVDPPLSYTTVSSDECTTGVCQWNANYLFHRLPMHGDPCDDFYEHVCSAFKKPTMSHLLPYPQLSIRQLVLDLDLFMSRYSKIKRRHTLADKSNFLTQAMWLHDKCKSAHLTKRYEDQQSDWADIMGALQISAWPYVSFEGDIVRVVSAGDRFLMLRSLFSLIVLRSNRNNSSCDIVLREPETYLKRYLRRSKNNPVQRYEDIIFGAITHYSNPLTGALVSRHISKLEMKLRNLTYLDSVRHQKMLEGVTSIHMLPKSDQWDWLKYMSLLFHTERNTMRISLSIVEDPVFFSQFSSIFDIENYHTAIANYVGFKALVTLAPLMTPEYSELYELGHDYDILMLEPQLLACTLLLEKVYRYGVGIAAKLTLSQEFANVYRRHRDAQLQDLFNDTRAVIRPMLVFGQSWFSNSNLEQILKTLDSLSFVFGTQDNFVQYEKYRQTPPLPQGPNDTVLGIAFSMFSHASSIYWSAWNSREVAERAYDNMYHMSVFDWDYEYQPSNNLVFLPNAIVAFLTTVTNKMPFEMYPIVLVHVVRGVLKALLRTNAAFINGHILRGGSWSATSDNASQDVLKCIQHQYREATAAEFGRDQPTEERWSIARIEEAFLDHAVMVPLYELFERALTSHNATDMFYQLPDWRVTVRRLFFYNYAVTFCDDGGNGSRKAQYLHGMTPSKWRVNVPLTNFPPFRKAFSCSAWKQPQQYCNAWRNLSS, encoded by the exons atgctCTTCGCGATTGCCGTGGTTGCCGGCAACAAGTACGCGGGCTTCGGGATCGTCCACGATGACAGTGACGCAGCAGCTGCATTG GTTTTCAACAGGCACGTCGATCCACCCCTCAGCTACACCACAGTCAGCAGCGACGAGTGCACAACCGGCGTGTGCCAGTGGAACGCCAATTACCTATTCCACAGACTACCCATGCATGGCGACCCTTGCGACGACTTCTACGAACACGTGTGTTCTGCTTTCAA GAAACCTACCATGAGCCACCTGTTGCCATACCCACAGCTCAGCATACGGCAGCTTGTCCTCGATTTAGATCTTTTCATGAGCAGATACTCAAAGATCAAGAGACGACACACGCTCGCTGACAAAAGCAACTTTCTCACACAAGCAATGTGGCTCCACGACAAGTGTAAATCAGCCCACCTTACAAAGAGATACGAAGATCAGCAGTCAGATTGGGCGGACATAATGGGCGCACTGCAGATCAGCGCTTGGCCGTACGTGTCGTTCGAAGGCGACATAGTGAGAGTAGTTTCTGCTGGAGATCGCTTCTTGATGCTGCGATCATTATTTAGCTTGATTGTGCTTCGAAGTAACCGGAATAACTCTTCGTGCGATATCGTGCTCAGAGAGCCCGAGACATATCTAAAGCGTTATTTGCGCAGGAGCAAGAACAACCCAGTGCAGCGGTACGAAGATATAATTTTCGGTGCTATCACACACTACAGTAACCCTCTGACGGGTGCCCTTGTGAGCAGGCACATTTCAAAACTCGAAATGAAACTAAGAAACTTGACTTACTTGGACAGCGTTCGGCATCAAAAGATGCTTGAAGGTGTGACTTCCATCCATATGTTGCCCAAGAGTGATCAGTGGGATTGGCTGAAGTACATGTCGCTTCTCTTTCACACCGAACGAAATACTATGCGAATATCGCTTTCAATTGTAGAGGACCCCGTGTTTTTCAGTCAGTTTTCATCCATTTTCGACATTGAAAACTACCACACTGCGATTGCGAATTACGTCGGCTTCAAAGCCTTGGTTACTCTCGCACCACTGATGACGCCTGAATACTCGGAGCTTTATGAGCTGGGTCACGACTACGACATTCTTATGTTGGAGCCGCAGCTTCTGGCATGCACGCTACTGTTGGAAAAAGTTTACCGATACGGTGTGGGCATTGCTGCCAAGTTGACCCTAAGTCAGGAGTTCGCCAACGTTTACCGGCGCCACCGAGATGCCCAGCTGCAAGACCTATTCAACGATACGCGTGCAGTGATTCGACCCATGCTCGTATTCGGTCAGTCATGGTTTTCTAATAGCAATCTCGAGCAGATTCTAAAAACACTGGACAGTCTGTCTTTTGTTTTTGGCACGCAGGACAATTTTGTGCAATACGAGAAGTACCGACAAACCCCTCCTCTGCCACAGGGTCCCAATGACACTGTACTCGGCATAGCTTTCTCGATGTTTTCGCACGCGTCCAGCATATACTGGAGTGCCTGGAACAGCCGGGAAGTTGCTGAAAGGGCATACGACAACATGTACCACATGTCCGTGTTCGACTGGGATTATGAGTACCAGCCAAGTAACAACCTCGTGTTCCTTCCAAACGCCATCGTAGCTTTCCTCACCACCGTTACCAACAAGATGCCTTTCGAAATGTACCCCATCGTTCTTGTTCACGTTGTGAGGGGTGTGCTCAAGGCTCTACTCCGAACCAATGCAGCTTTTATCAACGGCCACATTCTGCGTGGGGGTTCGTGGAGTGCCACATCAGACAACGCTAGCCAGGATGTCCTTAAGTGCATTCAGCATCAGTACCGGGAAGCCACAGCAGCTGAGTTTGGTAGGGACCAACCTACCGAAGAAAGGTGGAGCATCGCACGCATCGAGGAAGCCTTCCTGGACCATGCAGTAATGGTGCCTCTGTACGAACTTTTCGAACGCGCGCTCACTAGCCACAACGCCACGGACATGTTCTATCAGCTGCCCGACTGGCGGGTCACGGTGAGGAGACTCTTCTTTTACAACTACGCGGTCACATTCTGTGATGACGGTGGCAACGGTTCGCGAAAAGCGCAGTACTTGCATGGCATGACGCCCAGCAAGTGGCGTGTGAACGTCCCCCTTACAAACTTTCCGCCCTTTCGGAAGGCATTTTCATGCAGTGCTTGGAAACAACCTCAGCAATATTGTAATGCATGGAGAAATCTCAGTTCATAG